The Oscillatoria acuminata PCC 6304 genomic interval TGTTGGAAGTGAAACTGATAAACAGCGTCCTTGTTTGATTTTGCAAAATGATATTGGGAATCAACAGGGATCGACTACAATTATTGCTCCCTTATTGCCAGGAAGTAAAAAATATCCTTTTGTTGTTAATGTCAAGCCAACTCGACAAAATGGATTGGATGGCGATCGCTATATCAATTTAAGCCAAATCAGAGCAGTAGATGCTCAACGGATCAAGAAAAAGCAGGGAGTTTTAGAGGATGAATATTGGAGTAAAATTGAAAAAGCAGTAATAATCGAGCTAGGTTTCTACAAAGAATAGTTCTGAGGTTCTATAGAACTTTGGCTCGGTTATCTTCATCTGCTTGCCGCCACAGCTTTTTATCGAGGAAATTTTGTAAGTTACTATAATCTATGAATTTTTCAGATTTCAAATTGTCAATCATAGATTTAATGAAAGCAAAAAAGAGCGGAGCCAAAAATAAAAGAGTTTACAACTTTCTCTAAGCTGTAAACTCTTACTCATAATAGAGTGCGGACGGGGAGACTCGAACT includes:
- a CDS encoding type II toxin-antitoxin system PemK/MazF family toxin yields the protein MPNGILNYKRGEIWWVDLQPVVGSETDKQRPCLILQNDIGNQQGSTTIIAPLLPGSKKYPFVVNVKPTRQNGLDGDRYINLSQIRAVDAQRIKKKQGVLEDEYWSKIEKAVIIELGFYKE